The proteins below are encoded in one region of Streptomyces ficellus:
- a CDS encoding RNA polymerase sigma-70 factor produces MGPSGTDRQEQPVESGHTDDATEAFLAHRNLLFTVAYEMLGSAADAEDVLQETWLRWAGVDLGTVRDPRAYLVRITTRQALSRLRTLGRRKESYVGSWLPEPLLTSPDVADDVELADSVSMAMMLVLETLAPTERAVFVLREVFDLGYDEIAAAVDKTPAAVRQIAHRARAHVAARRPRGAVTPERTRDVLDAFWRATATGDLQGLFDVLAPDVVLVGDGGGVRKTIPRPVTGADKVARLLIGGLGKVAGQRDLRPAEVNGHPALVLRFDGVIDTIIAVRLDEGLITGLYAVRNPEKMSHMDRETALRR; encoded by the coding sequence ATGGGACCGTCGGGAACGGACAGACAGGAGCAGCCGGTGGAGAGCGGGCACACGGACGACGCGACCGAGGCGTTCCTCGCCCATCGCAACCTGCTGTTCACCGTGGCCTACGAGATGCTCGGCTCCGCAGCGGACGCGGAGGACGTCCTCCAGGAGACCTGGCTGCGGTGGGCGGGGGTCGACCTGGGAACGGTGCGGGACCCGCGGGCGTACCTGGTGCGCATCACCACGCGCCAGGCGCTGAGCCGGCTGCGGACCCTCGGCCGCCGCAAGGAGTCGTACGTGGGCTCCTGGTTGCCCGAGCCGCTGCTGACGTCCCCGGACGTGGCCGACGACGTCGAGCTGGCCGACAGCGTCTCGATGGCGATGATGCTGGTGCTGGAGACCCTCGCGCCCACCGAGCGTGCGGTGTTCGTGCTGCGCGAGGTGTTCGACCTCGGGTACGACGAGATCGCCGCGGCCGTCGACAAGACCCCCGCCGCGGTCCGCCAGATCGCGCACCGGGCACGGGCGCACGTCGCGGCGCGCCGGCCGCGCGGGGCCGTGACCCCGGAACGGACGAGGGACGTCCTCGACGCCTTCTGGCGGGCGACCGCGACGGGCGACCTCCAGGGGTTGTTCGACGTCCTCGCGCCCGACGTCGTCCTCGTGGGCGACGGCGGCGGAGTCAGGAAGACCATCCCGCGGCCCGTCACCGGCGCCGACAAGGTCGCCCGGCTCCTGATCGGCGGCCTGGGCAAGGTCGCCGGGCAGCGGGACCTGCGGCCCGCCGAGGTCAACGGCCACCCGGCGCTGGTGCTCCGGTTCGACGGGGTGATCGACACCATCATCGCCGTACGCCTCGACGAAGGACTCATCACCGGCCTGTACGCGGTGCGCAACCCCGAGAAGATGTCGCACATGGACCGGGAGACCGCCCTGCGCCGCTGA
- a CDS encoding VOC family protein encodes MLTNIMYVTVYVTDQDRALEFYTGGLGLEKRLDFPGPTDVSSPSAFPTAPCTYSCGRTRRPLDSRAARAYLVR; translated from the coding sequence ATGCTGACCAACATCATGTACGTGACGGTCTACGTCACCGATCAGGACCGCGCGCTGGAGTTCTACACCGGGGGACTCGGCCTGGAGAAGAGGCTCGACTTCCCGGGTCCGACGGACGTTTCCTCACCGTCGGCGTTCCCAACAGCCCCGTGCACATACTCCTGTGGTCGCACGCGGCGGCCGCTGGACAGCCGGGCGGCGCGGGCGTACCTGGTCCGCTGA
- the dcd gene encoding dCTP deaminase: MLLSDKDIRAEIDAGRVRIDPYDDSMVQPSSIDVRLDRYFRVFENHRYPHIDPAVEQADLTRLIEPPGDEAFILHPGEFVLASTYEVISLPDDIASRLEGKSSLGRLGLVTHSTAGFIDPGFSGHVTLELSNLATLPIKLWPGMKIGQLCMFRLSSPAEFPYGSEKYGSRYQGQRGPTASRSFQNFHRTQV; the protein is encoded by the coding sequence GTGCTTCTCTCAGACAAGGACATCCGGGCCGAGATCGACGCCGGGCGGGTACGCATCGACCCGTACGACGACTCCATGGTGCAGCCCTCGAGCATCGACGTGCGGCTGGACCGCTACTTCCGGGTGTTCGAGAACCACCGGTACCCGCACATCGACCCCGCGGTCGAGCAGGCGGACCTGACGCGGCTGATCGAGCCGCCGGGCGACGAGGCGTTCATCCTGCACCCGGGTGAGTTCGTGCTGGCGTCGACGTACGAGGTGATCAGCCTCCCCGACGACATCGCCTCCCGGCTGGAGGGGAAGAGTTCGCTGGGGCGGCTCGGGCTGGTGACGCACTCGACGGCCGGGTTCATCGACCCCGGGTTCTCCGGGCACGTGACGCTGGAGCTGTCGAACCTCGCCACGCTGCCGATCAAGCTGTGGCCGGGCATGAAGATCGGGCAGCTGTGCATGTTCCGGCTCAGCTCGCCGGCGGAGTTCCCCTACGGCTCCGAGAAGTACGGATCGCGCTATCAGGGGCAGCGGGGGCCGACCGCCTCGCGGTCCTTCCAGAACTTCCATCGGACGCAGGTGTGA
- a CDS encoding type II toxin-antitoxin system CcdA family antitoxin: MASTTRITVTLPSDQVAELRKLTDNVSGYVAEAVARQIRHQLLGDDLRRHEEEHGSFSDEELAEARAKIFGSTGSSKDADAA, from the coding sequence ATGGCTTCGACGACGCGCATCACCGTCACGCTGCCCAGCGACCAGGTGGCCGAGCTCCGCAAGCTCACGGACAACGTCTCCGGCTACGTGGCGGAGGCCGTGGCCCGTCAGATCCGGCACCAGCTTCTGGGTGACGACCTGCGTCGACACGAGGAGGAGCACGGATCGTTCAGCGACGAGGAGCTTGCCGAGGCCCGCGCGAAGATCTTCGGCTCCACCGGCTCCTCCAAGGACGCGGACGCCGCGTGA
- a CDS encoding sigma-70 family RNA polymerase sigma factor — MTATPPGPVTEAFEAQRDRLRTVAYRILGSHADAEDVVQEAWMRLARQDRATIDNLAGWLTTVVGRISFDLLRSRTARPEAAYGQQRADLVETPTDDPAPDEQAVLADSVGLALLVVLDSLTPSERLAFVLHDMFAVPFGDIGQVLGKSADAAKMIASRARRKVRTADRSEGLGRDHRQVVEAFRAAALGGDFDALLRVLDPNVKLTVDTPAGVVVTLGATKVAARARMFSGEAAHHRPVLINGVPGRMAWRPDGTPLAAIAFTVARGRITDIHIVIDPAKLVSLQRRDPA; from the coding sequence GTGACCGCCACCCCGCCCGGCCCCGTGACCGAGGCGTTCGAAGCCCAGCGCGATCGGCTGCGCACCGTCGCGTACCGCATCCTGGGCTCGCACGCCGACGCCGAGGATGTAGTCCAGGAAGCCTGGATGCGCCTCGCCCGCCAGGACCGGGCGACCATCGACAACCTGGCAGGTTGGTTGACCACCGTGGTCGGCCGGATCAGCTTCGACCTGCTGAGATCTCGCACAGCCCGCCCCGAGGCTGCCTACGGACAGCAGCGCGCCGACCTCGTGGAGACGCCCACCGACGACCCCGCGCCCGACGAACAGGCGGTGCTGGCCGATTCGGTCGGCCTCGCCCTGCTCGTCGTACTCGACTCGCTCACCCCGAGCGAACGCCTGGCGTTCGTCTTGCACGACATGTTCGCGGTGCCGTTCGGGGACATTGGCCAGGTCCTGGGGAAATCCGCCGACGCCGCCAAGATGATCGCCAGCCGCGCCCGCCGCAAGGTCCGGACCGCGGACCGGTCGGAGGGCCTCGGCCGTGATCACCGGCAGGTCGTCGAGGCATTTCGCGCGGCTGCCCTGGGCGGCGACTTCGATGCGCTCCTGCGCGTCCTCGACCCGAACGTGAAGCTGACCGTCGACACCCCCGCCGGTGTGGTCGTCACCCTCGGAGCCACCAAGGTCGCCGCCCGCGCCCGCATGTTCTCCGGCGAGGCCGCTCACCACCGACCCGTCCTGATCAACGGTGTCCCCGGGCGCATGGCCTGGCGCCCCGACGGAACCCCGCTCGCCGCCATCGCCTTCACCGTCGCCCGAGGCCGGATCACAGACATCCACATCGTCATCGACCCGGCCAAACTCGTCTCGCTCCAGCGGCGCGACCCGGCCTGA
- a CDS encoding carboxymuconolactone decarboxylase family protein, translated as MDTRFNLFDNELATKFAKRFANTGLVIQQSSLPASVQELVSLRASQINGCGWCIDMHTKEAAAAGESAVRLHLVAAWRESSVFTDAERAALAFAEEGTRLADAHQGVSDETWAEVRKHYDDDQTAALICMVALINAANRLAVIPRLQGGSYEPGTFLASLDT; from the coding sequence ATGGACACCCGTTTCAACCTGTTCGACAACGAGCTCGCCACCAAGTTCGCCAAGCGGTTCGCCAACACCGGTCTGGTGATCCAGCAGTCGTCACTGCCGGCGTCCGTCCAGGAACTGGTGTCGCTGCGCGCCAGCCAGATCAACGGCTGCGGCTGGTGCATCGACATGCACACCAAGGAGGCCGCGGCGGCCGGCGAGTCCGCGGTACGGCTCCACCTGGTCGCCGCCTGGCGCGAGTCCTCCGTGTTCACCGACGCGGAGCGGGCCGCGCTCGCCTTCGCCGAGGAGGGCACCCGCCTCGCCGACGCCCACCAGGGCGTCTCGGACGAGACCTGGGCCGAGGTCCGCAAGCACTACGACGACGACCAGACCGCCGCCCTGATCTGCATGGTCGCCCTCATCAACGCGGCCAACCGCCTCGCCGTCATCCCCCGCCTCCAGGGCGGCTCCTACGAGCCTGGCACCTTCCTCGCCTCCCTCGACACCTGA
- a CDS encoding HNH endonuclease, with protein sequence MAITEKSIKVLWGLSGGRCAICRTPLVLPGEVPADDHAVVGDMAHIVAHSVGGPRGGVPFAGDRDHHSNLLLLCRVHHKVVDDHVNGWTVDRLHQQKAAHEAWVAETLEFEAVRVRPDPESPDPSETKFFMIGSDQELWDLVCAAWSHRFEYSERDRTDEQMDQLMGLLDELADWMDIAESVDTMRGQRDARKRMEMILTESADLGFILYSRRIRMLMTGGRGLPSKHWHVEIRAVRCEDFAKIVMEHMTQSDPAG encoded by the coding sequence ATGGCGATCACCGAGAAGTCCATCAAAGTGTTGTGGGGCTTAAGTGGGGGGCGGTGCGCCATCTGCCGAACGCCGCTCGTTCTGCCCGGCGAAGTACCTGCCGATGACCACGCAGTAGTCGGCGACATGGCCCACATCGTCGCCCATTCCGTGGGCGGCCCCCGCGGTGGCGTGCCGTTCGCCGGCGACCGTGATCACCACTCCAACCTCCTGCTGCTGTGCCGGGTGCACCACAAGGTTGTGGACGACCACGTGAACGGATGGACGGTGGACCGGCTGCACCAGCAGAAAGCAGCGCACGAAGCATGGGTTGCCGAGACGCTCGAATTTGAGGCCGTACGCGTCCGCCCCGACCCCGAAAGCCCGGACCCCAGCGAGACCAAGTTCTTCATGATCGGGTCGGACCAGGAACTGTGGGATCTCGTCTGCGCCGCCTGGTCGCACCGCTTCGAGTATTCGGAGCGGGACCGGACTGATGAGCAGATGGACCAGCTCATGGGCCTTCTGGACGAACTGGCGGACTGGATGGACATCGCCGAGTCCGTCGACACCATGCGCGGCCAAAGGGACGCCCGGAAGCGTATGGAGATGATCCTTACCGAGAGCGCCGACCTGGGCTTCATCCTCTACTCGCGCCGCATCAGGATGCTCATGACCGGAGGACGCGGGCTGCCGTCGAAGCACTGGCACGTTGAGATCAGGGCCGTGCGGTGCGAGGACTTCGCCAAGATCGTGATGGAGCACATGACCCAGTCAGATCCGGCTGGGTGA
- a CDS encoding helix-turn-helix domain-containing protein, with the protein MLEEAEEIGRRVRRARLRLGMPQADLATALGKSQGWVSKMERGLIELDRVGLLNQVAAELHVHPNDLIGRPYSSSPDDNRWQVAASSILRELRRYDLTPVFDGTPRPAPQLWREVTRLHRLRDTASNVAILRVLPDLFREARALAEASEGHEREEACAIYAVCCKFAHTAAHSLGHPELVAMACERAAWSARLSGDPVLPAVADWMRVWDMWATADWADALTLSDKAIGSVQQAYEHGEPLAVRAWGTLQLRAAVSAARAGRASEAEDRIGYARDAAERMDAYVGAPIYDRHSLTFSSGNVQIHAISVALEMGEQGKALEINRRTSPELVGSLPNSRQGHHHMDIARAWLWDGNRAKALGELETAERIAPQLVRNHPIARSTLRSIVYAERAATREKLRRMSDRFHLDG; encoded by the coding sequence ATGCTGGAGGAAGCCGAGGAGATCGGCCGGCGCGTCCGCAGGGCGAGGCTGCGGCTGGGGATGCCGCAGGCCGATCTCGCCACGGCCCTGGGGAAGTCGCAGGGCTGGGTGTCGAAGATGGAGCGGGGCCTGATCGAGCTGGACCGGGTCGGTCTACTCAACCAGGTCGCCGCCGAGCTGCACGTCCACCCGAACGACCTGATCGGGCGCCCGTACAGCAGCTCCCCGGACGACAACCGGTGGCAGGTCGCCGCCTCCTCTATCCTGCGCGAGCTGCGCCGCTACGACCTCACCCCCGTCTTCGACGGGACACCGCGCCCGGCGCCGCAACTGTGGCGCGAGGTCACCCGCCTCCACCGGCTCCGGGACACCGCCTCGAACGTGGCGATCCTCCGAGTCCTGCCGGACCTGTTCCGCGAGGCACGGGCCCTGGCCGAGGCGTCGGAGGGGCACGAGAGGGAGGAGGCGTGCGCGATCTACGCGGTGTGCTGCAAGTTCGCGCACACCGCCGCCCACTCCCTCGGCCACCCCGAGCTGGTCGCGATGGCCTGTGAGCGGGCCGCGTGGTCGGCCCGACTGTCCGGCGACCCGGTCCTTCCTGCGGTCGCGGACTGGATGCGGGTCTGGGACATGTGGGCGACGGCCGACTGGGCGGACGCCCTGACGCTGTCGGACAAGGCGATCGGGTCGGTACAGCAGGCATACGAGCACGGTGAACCGCTGGCCGTACGGGCCTGGGGAACCCTCCAGCTCCGGGCCGCGGTCTCGGCCGCCCGCGCCGGCCGCGCGTCAGAGGCGGAGGACCGGATCGGGTACGCGAGGGACGCCGCCGAGCGAATGGACGCATACGTCGGCGCGCCCATCTACGACCGGCACTCGCTGACGTTCTCCTCCGGGAACGTGCAGATCCACGCCATCAGCGTCGCCCTGGAGATGGGCGAGCAGGGCAAAGCCCTGGAGATAAATCGCCGCACCAGCCCCGAACTGGTTGGATCGCTGCCCAACTCGCGTCAGGGACATCACCACATGGACATCGCGCGGGCCTGGTTGTGGGACGGCAACCGGGCCAAGGCCCTCGGCGAGCTGGAGACCGCCGAGCGGATCGCGCCCCAGCTCGTTCGGAACCACCCCATCGCCCGCTCCACCCTCCGCAGCATCGTCTACGCCGAACGGGCAGCCACCCGCGAGAAGTTGCGGCGCATGTCCGACCGTTTTCACCTGGACGGATAG
- a CDS encoding MFS transporter: protein MVILGYVRLLRSRSVLTLWVGQALSVFGDRLYAMAVMWIAFEESGAFAMGLVAIAESLPYIVLGTVGRRIVGRFGSLKALAAVDVVRAGLVAALPLAWTHLGLAGALALVLVAGFAGAVFDPNLGALTPELVEKRDVQAVSGLMDLSGRIARIAGPGAAGLLLAVMPMTTLFWLDGATFLVSAAALALLGRRGPAVRRDRASAPTRIPAQARMLLRGRPDTAVAIAIHGVGIAAHTVALALPAFITLQLGGGAGTYGAALAATGAGALAANGLAGNLRLPPNLPAFYCLAWAVSGAALVAIALAGSVPALLALSVLLGAVNPFVQVALVTHLSGFPPAHRLRLMSVDLTVIRTAGTASMLFVPALAAHRPSLAFAVAGLGLVGVGLFGAVLAVRWAPAGPVPGQEPVGTGASGRARGR from the coding sequence GTGGTGATCTTGGGTTACGTGCGGCTGCTGCGGAGCCGGTCCGTACTCACGCTGTGGGTGGGGCAGGCCCTGTCGGTCTTCGGGGACCGGCTGTACGCGATGGCGGTCATGTGGATCGCCTTCGAGGAGTCCGGGGCGTTCGCGATGGGGCTCGTGGCGATCGCCGAGTCCCTTCCGTACATCGTGCTCGGCACGGTCGGGCGACGGATCGTGGGCCGGTTCGGCTCCCTCAAGGCGCTGGCGGCGGTCGATGTCGTACGGGCCGGGCTGGTGGCCGCTCTGCCGCTGGCGTGGACGCACCTCGGGCTGGCGGGGGCGCTCGCGCTGGTGCTGGTGGCCGGGTTCGCGGGGGCCGTCTTCGATCCGAACCTCGGTGCCCTGACGCCCGAGCTGGTCGAGAAGCGGGACGTCCAGGCGGTCAGCGGGCTGATGGATCTGTCGGGCCGGATCGCGCGGATCGCCGGGCCGGGGGCGGCCGGACTGCTGCTCGCGGTCATGCCGATGACCACGCTGTTCTGGTTGGACGGGGCGACCTTCCTCGTCTCCGCCGCCGCCCTCGCCCTCCTGGGCCGCCGTGGCCCGGCGGTGCGGCGGGACCGCGCGTCGGCCCCCACGCGGATCCCCGCGCAGGCCCGGATGCTGTTGCGGGGCCGGCCGGACACGGCCGTGGCGATCGCGATCCACGGGGTCGGCATCGCCGCCCACACCGTCGCCCTCGCGCTGCCCGCCTTCATCACCCTCCAGCTCGGCGGGGGAGCCGGTACGTACGGGGCCGCGCTCGCCGCCACCGGCGCCGGAGCCCTCGCGGCGAACGGTCTCGCCGGGAACCTCCGCCTGCCGCCGAACCTGCCGGCGTTCTACTGCCTGGCCTGGGCGGTCTCCGGCGCGGCCCTCGTGGCGATCGCGCTCGCGGGGTCGGTCCCGGCGCTGCTGGCGCTGTCCGTGCTGCTCGGGGCGGTCAATCCGTTCGTCCAAGTCGCTCTCGTCACTCACCTGTCGGGCTTTCCTCCGGCCCACCGGCTGCGCCTGATGTCCGTGGACCTCACCGTCATCCGCACTGCGGGGACGGCCTCGATGTTGTTCGTACCCGCGCTCGCCGCGCACCGTCCGAGCCTGGCCTTCGCCGTGGCCGGCCTTGGCCTGGTCGGCGTAGGGCTCTTCGGTGCGGTCCTTGCCGTCCGCTGGGCTCCGGCCGGTCCCGTACCCGGTCAGGAGCCCGTCGGAACGGGGGCGAGCGGGCGGGCCCGGGGCCGCTAG
- a CDS encoding VOC family protein, translated as MTSTVTNVAIDCANAYRLARFWSEVTGHPLHPEDVPGDEETEVMLPGGPVLHFNEVPEPKTVKNRLHLCLRPDTSREAEVERLLGLGASLVADRRKLDGWGWVVLADPEGNEFCVLLAESERAALSS; from the coding sequence ATGACCTCAACGGTGACGAACGTGGCGATCGACTGTGCGAACGCGTACCGACTGGCCCGGTTCTGGAGCGAGGTGACCGGGCACCCGCTGCACCCCGAGGACGTACCGGGTGACGAGGAGACCGAGGTCATGCTGCCGGGCGGCCCGGTGCTGCACTTCAACGAGGTGCCCGAGCCCAAGACGGTGAAGAACAGGCTCCATCTGTGCCTGCGCCCGGACACCTCCCGGGAGGCGGAGGTGGAGCGGCTGCTGGGGCTGGGCGCCTCCCTGGTCGCCGACCGCCGCAAGCTCGACGGCTGGGGCTGGGTCGTCCTCGCCGACCCGGAGGGCAACGAGTTCTGCGTCCTGCTGGCCGAGTCCGAGCGGGCCGCGCTGTCCTCGTGA
- a CDS encoding phosphoribosyltransferase: MSDVRENLTYEKFGTAIRELAQTIADDGYEPDIVLSIARGGVFVAGGLAYALDCKNIHLVNVEFYTGVGTTLEMPVMLAPVPNAIDFSDKKVLIADDVADTGKTLKLVHDFCLGNVAEVRSAVIYEKSHSLVKCEYVWKRTDEWINFPWSVEKPVVQRSGQVLDA, encoded by the coding sequence ATGAGTGACGTACGGGAGAACCTGACCTACGAGAAGTTCGGGACCGCGATCCGCGAGCTCGCGCAGACCATCGCGGACGACGGGTACGAGCCCGACATCGTGCTGAGCATCGCGCGCGGCGGGGTGTTCGTGGCCGGCGGCCTGGCGTACGCGCTGGACTGCAAGAACATCCACCTGGTCAACGTCGAGTTCTACACCGGCGTCGGGACCACGCTGGAGATGCCGGTCATGCTGGCGCCGGTGCCCAACGCGATCGACTTCAGCGACAAGAAGGTGCTGATCGCCGACGACGTCGCCGACACCGGCAAGACGCTGAAGCTGGTGCACGACTTCTGCCTCGGCAACGTCGCCGAGGTGCGCAGCGCAGTGATCTACGAGAAGTCGCACTCGCTGGTGAAGTGCGAGTACGTCTGGAAGCGCACCGACGAGTGGATCAACTTCCCGTGGAGCGTCGAGAAGCCCGTCGTGCAGCGGTCCGGGCAGGTTCTGGACGCCTGA
- a CDS encoding helix-turn-helix domain-containing protein: MNPRLLQLARESRGLSQSKLAGLAGISQAALSKAENGVGTLTPERVQAVAEALGYPREVLDWPDEPVGLGPSGFYHRKQSGLGKTALQRIEAEVNLLLMQLRRLEASVDIEPIYRLPVLDADEHTPEEAAAKIRASWLLPDGPVHDVIRTVERAGVVVVRRDLESPKISGLSVRPPNGLPVIILNHGMPPARERFTVLHELGHLVMHQLPSDNGEREADVFAAELLMPGRLIGPHLSGLTLQRSIQLKQYWKASMAAVIQTAKRLDRIDESRYKSLQVQLSQHGYRRNEPAEPDREEPSTLSSILETHRADHGYSDKELATVVGLQLREFRSEYGSAFALHAV, translated from the coding sequence ATGAACCCGCGCCTTCTGCAACTCGCGCGGGAGTCTCGTGGCTTGTCCCAGTCCAAGCTGGCTGGACTCGCAGGCATCTCGCAGGCAGCCCTGTCCAAGGCGGAGAACGGCGTGGGAACGCTGACTCCCGAACGTGTGCAAGCGGTGGCGGAAGCCCTCGGCTACCCCAGAGAAGTACTCGACTGGCCGGACGAGCCGGTCGGACTGGGGCCGTCCGGCTTCTACCACCGCAAGCAGTCCGGCCTCGGTAAGACCGCACTTCAGCGGATCGAAGCCGAGGTCAACCTGCTGCTCATGCAGCTCCGCCGACTCGAAGCCAGCGTGGACATCGAGCCGATCTACCGACTCCCTGTCCTCGACGCCGATGAACACACGCCAGAGGAAGCTGCAGCCAAGATCCGCGCAAGTTGGCTCCTGCCGGACGGGCCGGTGCACGACGTAATCCGAACCGTCGAGAGAGCCGGCGTCGTCGTCGTGCGGCGCGACCTGGAGTCCCCCAAGATCTCCGGTCTAAGCGTCCGGCCTCCCAACGGGCTACCCGTGATCATCCTCAACCACGGGATGCCACCGGCAAGGGAACGCTTCACCGTTCTCCACGAGCTGGGCCACCTGGTCATGCACCAGCTACCCAGCGACAACGGCGAACGCGAGGCAGACGTGTTCGCAGCCGAGCTGCTCATGCCTGGGCGCCTCATCGGCCCACATCTGTCGGGGCTTACTCTCCAGCGCTCGATCCAGCTGAAGCAGTACTGGAAGGCATCCATGGCCGCAGTGATCCAGACCGCGAAGCGCCTTGATCGGATCGACGAGAGCCGCTACAAGAGCCTCCAGGTCCAGCTATCGCAGCACGGCTACCGCAGGAACGAACCCGCCGAGCCAGACCGCGAGGAACCCAGCACCCTCTCCAGCATCCTGGAAACCCACCGTGCGGATCACGGGTACTCCGACAAGGAGCTCGCTACCGTCGTCGGACTCCAGCTCCGCGAATTCAGGTCGGAGTACGGGAGCGCCTTCGCCCTCCACGCTGTCTGA
- a CDS encoding restriction endonuclease, giving the protein MSRRPSRRRPSKKRGSNGQFLLMLGLIGVVIQGLLAATLSWVAEHPWILALPILVVAGAGTAFVLLRREAARRERVRVQGLRYLVEHLDGLHHTQFEYAVRDLMRRDGCQDARQVGGSGDNGADVKATDPFGRRWVIQCKHRKAGWAGSAVGTPDLQKLNGTGRQIHGGDVLVMLTNGRFSRPALGFARSQHLHLVDRNLLAQWAAGSTPLWELLRAIPPPRRSTTLS; this is encoded by the coding sequence ATGAGCCGCCGCCCGTCACGGCGACGGCCCAGCAAGAAGCGTGGATCCAACGGGCAATTCCTGTTGATGCTGGGGCTGATCGGCGTAGTGATTCAGGGGCTCCTGGCAGCCACACTGTCCTGGGTGGCCGAGCACCCCTGGATCCTCGCCCTGCCGATCCTGGTAGTGGCCGGAGCAGGAACCGCATTCGTGCTCCTGCGTCGGGAGGCAGCTCGCCGGGAACGGGTCCGTGTCCAGGGCCTTCGGTACCTGGTCGAGCACCTCGACGGACTGCACCACACCCAGTTCGAGTACGCCGTCCGCGATCTCATGCGACGCGACGGCTGCCAGGACGCCCGACAGGTCGGCGGAAGCGGCGACAACGGAGCCGACGTCAAGGCCACCGACCCGTTCGGGAGACGCTGGGTGATCCAGTGCAAGCACCGCAAAGCCGGCTGGGCCGGCTCGGCCGTCGGCACCCCCGACCTCCAGAAGCTCAACGGCACCGGCCGTCAAATCCACGGCGGCGACGTCCTTGTGATGCTCACCAACGGCCGTTTCTCCCGCCCCGCCCTCGGCTTCGCCAGGTCCCAGCATCTCCACCTGGTCGACCGCAACCTCCTCGCGCAGTGGGCCGCTGGCTCCACCCCCCTTTGGGAGTTGCTGCGGGCCATACCGCCCCCACGAAGATCCACGACGCTGTCCTGA
- a CDS encoding phytanoyl-CoA dioxygenase family protein translates to MTTGLGPLGPHGIRRFRGWATPAAATARAAHLTARYRADRTEVVRNPHLTAEWARHAVRSPVLLNAVRRAIGPDIAVENTFLVIKWPGHPFEVPWHQDGINDRIILDPRRSVAAWLALTNADEASGCLRVIPGSQQYGYRQYGTEPDAGAARGRALSVGGIDTAQAQALPSQGGDGCLMDVRLVHSSASNTGAGVRIGLNIRFVAPAGYSVRDGSDPSLYPVSGTGW, encoded by the coding sequence GTGACGACCGGCCTCGGGCCGCTCGGCCCCCACGGCATCCGCAGGTTCCGGGGCTGGGCAACGCCGGCCGCCGCCACTGCCCGCGCCGCCCACCTGACCGCCAGGTACCGGGCCGACCGCACGGAAGTCGTCCGCAACCCGCACCTGACCGCCGAGTGGGCGCGGCACGCCGTACGCTCCCCGGTCCTCCTCAACGCCGTACGGAGGGCGATCGGGCCGGACATCGCCGTGGAGAACACGTTCCTGGTGATCAAGTGGCCCGGCCACCCCTTCGAAGTGCCCTGGCACCAGGACGGCATCAACGACCGGATCATCCTCGACCCTCGCCGCTCGGTCGCCGCCTGGCTGGCCCTGACCAACGCCGACGAGGCAAGCGGCTGCCTCCGCGTGATCCCCGGCTCCCAGCAATACGGCTATCGGCAGTACGGCACCGAGCCGGACGCCGGAGCCGCCCGGGGCCGGGCACTGAGCGTCGGCGGCATCGACACCGCGCAGGCCCAAGCCCTGCCGTCACAGGGCGGGGACGGCTGCCTGATGGACGTCCGCCTCGTCCACAGCTCAGCCTCCAACACCGGGGCCGGCGTCCGCATCGGCCTCAACATCCGCTTCGTCGCGCCCGCCGGATACTCCGTGCGCGACGGCTCAGACCCCAGCCTGTACCCGGTCTCCGGGACCGGCTGGTAG